A part of Neovison vison isolate M4711 chromosome 8, ASM_NN_V1, whole genome shotgun sequence genomic DNA contains:
- the MAFB gene encoding transcription factor MafB, whose amino-acid sequence MAAELSMGPELPTSPLAMEYVNDFDLLKFDVKKEPLGRAERPGRPCTRLQPAGSVSSTPLSTPCSSVPSSPSFSPTEQKTHLEDLYWMASNYQQMNPEALNLTPEDAVEALIGSHPVPQPLQSFDGFRGAHHHHHHHHPHPHHAYPGAGVPHDELGPHAHPHHHHHHQASPPPSSAASPAQQLPTSHPGPGPHAAAAATAAGGSGSVEDRFSDDQLVSMSVRELNRHLRGFTKDEVIRLKQKRRTLKNRGYAQSCRYKRVQQKHHLENEKTQLIQQVEQLKQEVSRLARERDAYKVKCEKLANSGFREAGSTSDSPSSPEFFL is encoded by the coding sequence ATGGCCGCGGAGCTGAGCATGGGGCCCGAGCTGCCCACCAGCCCGCTGGCCATGGAGTACGTCAACGACTTCGACCTGCTCAAGTTCGACGTGAAGAAGGAGCCGCTGGGGCGCGCGGAGCGCCCGGGCCGGCCCTGCACGCGCCTGCAGCCAGCCGGCTCGGTGTCATCCACACCGCTCAGCACGCCGTGTAGCTCGGTGCCCTCGTCGCCCAGCTTCAGCCCCACCGAGCAGAAGACTCACCTCGAGGACCTGTACTGGATGGCGAGCAACTACCAGCAGATGAACCCGGAGGCGCTCAACCTGACACCCGAGGACGCGGTGGAGGCGCTCATCGGCTCGCACCCAGTGCCCCAGCCATTGCAGAGCTTCGACGGTTTCCGCGGCgcgcaccaccaccaccaccaccaccacccacaccCGCACCACGCGTACCCGGGAGCCGGCGTGCCCCACGACGAGCTGGGCCCGCACGCGCACCcgcaccatcaccaccatcaccaagcGTCGCCGCCGCCGTCCAGCGCAGCCAGCCCAGCGCAGCAGCTGCCCACCAGCCACCCCGGGCCCGGGCCGCACGCGGCCGCCGCGGCGACGGCAGCTGGCGGTAGCGGCAGCGTGGAGGACCGCTTCTCCGACGACCAGCTCGTGTCCATGTCGGTGCGCGAGCTGAACCGCCACCTGCGGGGCTTCACCAAGGACGAGGTGATCCGCCTGAAGCAGAAGCGGCGGACCCTGAAGAACCGGGGCTACGCCCAGTCGTGCAGGTATAAACGCGTCCAGCAGAAACACCACCTGGAGAACGAGAAGACGCAGCTCATTCAGCAGGTGGAGCAGCTTAAGCAGGAGGTGTCCCGGCTGGCCCGCGAAAGAGACGCCTACAAGGTCAAGTGCGAGAAACTCGCCAACTCCGGCTTCAGGGAGGCGGGCTCCACCAGCGACAGCCCCTCCTCTCCCGAGTTCTTTCTGTGA